AAGTCAGCACAAGCCAGGACTGCCCGATATTTTGCATCCAGGTGCCGATCAGGGAAATGCACTGCCCGTACCAGAAATAGCGGTAATTGCGGTGGGTCAGCGCATGAAAGTGGCGATCGACGAGCCGCCCGCCGGCGGCGCGGATATTCATTCGGATAACGCCTCCCGGCCTCGCCCGTCCCGCTGGTAAAGCGTATTCAAAGATTCCCCGCCGTTGCACCGGGCCTTCCGCCGGTCTCCGGCGTACCGGTGCGAACAGCGGCACGGCCGCGGCGTCCGGCGGGAAAGCGAATGGCTGTCGTCGTTCATCCGTTCTTCCTCCTCAACCTTCTATGCCCTCAGTTTACTCCCGCTGCCGGTGCGTTGCAATTGCAACTTCTGACGCCTTGTAAAGCTGAGACGGCAAAATCGAACCGTCCGGGAGGCAGGACGCGGTAGTCCGGAACGGAACGGGCGTGTTATGATAGACATGCACATCATCGTTTTTTGCGTCAAAACGATTGCGGTCAGCCGGCTTCGGAATTCGGAGATGCCGGGTGCAACCCGACAAAAAGGAGCGATCAACGTGGTCTACCAGGCAAGTGAAGAGCGGTATGCTTCCATGAAGTACAACCGCTGCGGACGATCCGGCTTGAAGCTGCCGGCGATTTCGCTGGGGTTGTGGCACAATTTCGGCGGGACGGATACATACGAGAACGGCGCGGCTATGCTGCGCAGGGCGTTCGATTTGGGCGTCACGCACTTCGATCTCGCGAATAACTACGGGCCGCCGGCCGGTTCGGCGGAGGAAATGTTCGGGCGGGTGATGGCGGGCGATTTCAAGCCTTACCGCGACGAAATGATTATTTCGACGAAGGCGGGCTATTATATGTGGGCGGGGCCTTACGGCGAGTGGGGCTCGCGCAAATATCTGGTTTCTTCGCTGGACCAGAGCCTGAAGCGGATGGGGCTCGATTACGTCGATATTTTCTATCATCATCGTCCGGACCCGGATACGCCGCTCGAGGAAACGATGGGCGCACTCGACCATATCGTCCGTTCGGGCAAAGCGCTTTACGCCGGCATTTCCAACTATAACGCCGAGCAGGCGGCAGCGGCGATCGAGATCGCAAACCGGCTTGGCACGCCGATTCTGATCCACCAGCCGTCCTATAGCATGCTGAACCGCTGGATCGAAGGCGGACTGCAGGACGTTCTCGAGCAGAACGGCGTCGGCAGCATCGTGTTCAGCCCGCTGGCGCAGGGCATGCTGTCGAACAAATATTTGAACGGCATTCCGGAGGATTCGCGCGCAGGCGGCTCGAGCCGGTTCCTCAGCGAGAAGAACATCACCGCCGAGCTGCTGGACAAGCTGCGCAGGCTGAACGATCTGGCGTCGGCGCGCGGCCAGTCGCTCGCGCAGATGGCGCTCGCCTGGGTGCTGCGCGGCGGCCGAGTTACGTCCGCGCTGATCGGCGCCAGCAAGGTGAGCCAGGTCGAGGACAGCGTGGCGGCGCTGAACAATCTCGATTTTTCGAGCGAAGAGCTGGAGCAAATCGAGACGATTCTGAAGTAAATCGAAGCGGCGGAACGGCGAGAAGCATCTCGAAGTCCGGCGTATGCGGCGGCTGCCGCGTGCGTCCGGACTTTTTTTTGTCGTCCTGCAAGGCAGCGCGAAGCGCGAAAGCGTCCCGGAACGTTCACCCCGGCCGGGCAACCGGCATACCCTAGTTATCAGCCCAGACGACAGGAGTTGCGTTGCTGATGCCGATTTCTCCGGGAACCCATCTGATGGTGACCGTCCTCCCCGGCGATACGCTGTATGCGATCGCCAACCGATACGGCACGAACGTGCCTGCCATTACACAGGCCAATGCGCTGTATCCGCCCGTTACCGACCCGGGCCTCATTTATCCCGGGCAATTGCTTCTGCTCCGGCTGCCGGGCATGTCGCAGACGAGCGCCGTGCTGTACCAGGTCGCGCAGGGCGACAACCTGTTCCGCATCGGCGAGCGGTTTTCCGCCGGCGCCGACATGCTGGCGTCGCTCAACCAGCTGCAGGATCCGAACCTCATTCGCGTCGGCCAGCAGCTGTTCGTCCCCGCTTTCGTGTACGAGGTTGCGCCGGGCGATACGTTCTACGGCATTTCGCGCCGGTTCGGCGCATCCATGAGCGAGCTCGCGCGGGCGAACCGCGGCCGGCCGGGCTGGTCGCCGGACGTGCTGTATCCGGGCTTCCAACTGGCGGTTCCGTACCCGTCCTCCACGAATATCGCCGTTTTCGAGCCGATGCCCGGCGCGACGATCGCCTCCGGCCAGCAGCTGTCGGGCGTGGCCCGCGCCTTCGAAGCAAACGTGCTGTACCAGCTTCGCGATGCATCGGGCCGCTCTGTTATTCCGGAGCGGTTCGTGACAGCCGCCGAAGGCGCGCCGGCGTTCGGGCGGTTTAACGCGGAGCTCCGTTTCGCCCAGACGCCCGCCGCACGCACGGGCACGCTGCTGGTATACACGCGCAGCGCCCGCGACGGCAGCATTCAGGACATGGTCGAGGTGCCGGTCCGTTTCTGACGCAAGCGTTCCGTATAAAAATGCCGTCCTGCTGCCGACATTCGGCCGGGACGGCATTTTTCCATCCGCTTCATGTTTTTACGAAACGGTCAGACGTGCGGACAGGCCGATACAGGCGACGCCGGCCAGAATCAGCAGGCAGCCCGCGATTTTCATGGCCGACAGCGGTTCGCCGAACAAATAATAGGCGCCGACGATGGAGAGGATGTAAGCCAGGCTTTGAACCGGATAAGCGTAGCCAAGATCCACCTTGGACACGATATAGAGCCAAAGAACGGTGGCGCAGCCGTAAATGAACAGCCCGCCGGCGATGTAAGGGGAGAACAGCAGCTCCAGCACGGTCCGAACGCTCTCGAACGGCCTCGTCTGCCGCATCAGCCCGTATTTCCACAAAAACTGGCCGGACACCAGCATCAGCGTATTCGCCGCTATAAGCGCAAACTGAACAAGCGTCACAGGCGGCGTTCACCGCCCTTCTCCGGCTGAAGCTCAAGCAGCTTTTTCTCCAGCACGGCAAACTCCTGCGTCAGCGTTTTGATTTTATCTGCCTGGTTCGATAAGCCGATCGTCTGCCGGACAAGCAGCCCCAGGATGAAGACGATCGTAATCAGGAAGACGAACGCCGGCATATACGCGATGCCGATCCGCCCGGCGATCCGGTTCAGCAGCGGGATGCAAAGCGCGGCCGCAACGCCGGCGAGCGCGACGACCAGCCACAGGAACGCATAGCGGTCCCGCAGCTTGTGGGTCGCCGTGAAATACACGATCAGCCCGAAAAAACACAGCGTGATCAAAATGGCGACAAACTGATTCATGGAACGGCGGTCCTTTCGTTATGAGAAGCTTTTGCGGATCAATGAGAACAGGGTCACCTTCATCATATAATACATCGATTTGGTCCAGTTGATCGACGACTCGCCGCCTTGGCGGCTCCGCATGTCGACGGGGATTTCCTTCACCCGAAAACCGCGCTTGACCAGGCTGACGATCACTTCGACCTCCGGATAATCGGTCGGATAGGCGCGCGAAAACAGCTCGATCGTCCGGCGGTTTACAATGCGAAACCCCGAGGTCGGATCGGTGATTCGGACGCCGGTAAGCAGCCGGACGAGCAGGTGAAAATAATAAATGCCGATCCGTCTTGCCGCGCTGCCGCGATAGCCGCTCGGCTTAAGGAAGCGCGAACCGATCACCATGTCCAAATCGCCGGTCCGGACCGCTTCCACGAGCTTGGCGATGTCCTGCGGCCGGTGCTGCCCGTCGGCGTCGAGCTGGATCGCATACGAGTAACCCAGCCGGTCGGCGTATTTGTAGCCGCTCTGCATCGAGCCGCCGATGCCGAGATTGACCGCGTGGCGCAGGGAGGGCATCCCCTCGCTCCGGATAATATCGGGCGTGCGGTCCTTTGAGCCGTCGTCGATGACGACAAAATCGTAAGGCGTATGCAGCTTCAGCTCCCGGACCGTGCGAGAGAGCGCCGCCTCTTCGTTGTAAGCGGGAATGATGACGAGAATGCTGCGGTTCTGTTCGGTTGGGATAAACGGCATGGATCTACCCGCCTCGCATGTCATGTGTTAGCCAGTATGGTCATATACCGGCCAAAATAGACGGCGCCCGGGCAGTACGAGGTTTAAATCGGGCAATTTTAATCAAGGCTATATAAAGCTTGGTCTTTACGAATCCGTACCACCGGAAAATGGGGATATCAAAATCAGAACATCAGAAAATCGGAACATCAGGAGGGAGCCCGTCCGATTGTTTTCCATTCGATCCGAAACGCCGGCGGTGCGCAGGCTCGTCATGGCCGTCATGGCGGCCGTGCTGCTCGCGAACGCCGCGGTCGTGCTGTGGCGCGGCGATCATTTTCTGCTCGGCTCCTACGAGAAACGAAACAACGACGACGTGAAATATATTTACGCGGCGCAAATGCTCGTCGAACGGCATACGCTCGTCTATAACAGCGGCGGCGCGCCGACGGACTTCATCATGCCGGCCATCCCGCTTATGCTGAGCGGGTTTATGGCCTTCCTGGACCGCGACGGCGCGGTGACGGCTTTTCGCCTGCTGCAATGCCTGATGCAGACCGCGTCCGTTTATTTGGTGTTCGTCGCCGCGCGTGCGCTGCTCGGCACGAGGACGGCGCTGCTCGCCGCCCTTTTATCGGCGTGCTACGTGCCGGACCTGTTCGCTTCGGGCGCGATTTTGACCGAATCGACGTTCAAGCTTCTCTTTTTGCTGCTTGTCTGCGGCACGCTCTATGCGCTGAAATCGGGAACGGGCGCCGCCTGGGCGCTGGTCGGCATTCTGCTCGGACTCGCCTGCTACGTCAAGCCGCAAAGCTGCCTCTATCCGCTGTGCCTCTTTCTTATTTGGCTGGCGCACAAGTACGGCTGGCGGCAGTTCGTCAAATGCACCGCCATTGTCGGGGTCAGCAGTCTCCTGCTCCTGACCCCGTGGTGGGTACGCAACTATGCCGATTTCCGCGCCTTCATTCCGTTTACGAATTCGTCGGGAAATCCGATGCTGCTCGGGGCGCTCATCAAGAGGCAGGCGCCGCCGCAGGGCTTCTTCGAGCAGTATCCCGAATACGCGGGCAACCGGCTGTTCGCCGGCAGCAACAGCTGGGAGAAAAAAGCGGCGAAGCGGCTGATCGCCTACGGG
This genomic window from Paenibacillus humicola contains:
- the mgrA gene encoding L-glyceraldehyde 3-phosphate reductase; protein product: MVYQASEERYASMKYNRCGRSGLKLPAISLGLWHNFGGTDTYENGAAMLRRAFDLGVTHFDLANNYGPPAGSAEEMFGRVMAGDFKPYRDEMIISTKAGYYMWAGPYGEWGSRKYLVSSLDQSLKRMGLDYVDIFYHHRPDPDTPLEETMGALDHIVRSGKALYAGISNYNAEQAAAAIEIANRLGTPILIHQPSYSMLNRWIEGGLQDVLEQNGVGSIVFSPLAQGMLSNKYLNGIPEDSRAGGSSRFLSEKNITAELLDKLRRLNDLASARGQSLAQMALAWVLRGGRVTSALIGASKVSQVEDSVAALNNLDFSSEELEQIETILK
- a CDS encoding LysM peptidoglycan-binding domain-containing protein, whose protein sequence is MPISPGTHLMVTVLPGDTLYAIANRYGTNVPAITQANALYPPVTDPGLIYPGQLLLLRLPGMSQTSAVLYQVAQGDNLFRIGERFSAGADMLASLNQLQDPNLIRVGQQLFVPAFVYEVAPGDTFYGISRRFGASMSELARANRGRPGWSPDVLYPGFQLAVPYPSSTNIAVFEPMPGATIASGQQLSGVARAFEANVLYQLRDASGRSVIPERFVTAAEGAPAFGRFNAELRFAQTPAARTGTLLVYTRSARDGSIQDMVEVPVRF
- a CDS encoding EamA family transporter — its product is MTLVQFALIAANTLMLVSGQFLWKYGLMRQTRPFESVRTVLELLFSPYIAGGLFIYGCATVLWLYIVSKVDLGYAYPVQSLAYILSIVGAYYLFGEPLSAMKIAGCLLILAGVACIGLSARLTVS
- a CDS encoding DUF2304 domain-containing protein, which translates into the protein MNQFVAILITLCFFGLIVYFTATHKLRDRYAFLWLVVALAGVAAALCIPLLNRIAGRIGIAYMPAFVFLITIVFILGLLVRQTIGLSNQADKIKTLTQEFAVLEKKLLELQPEKGGERRL
- a CDS encoding glycosyltransferase family 2 protein, which translates into the protein MPFIPTEQNRSILVIIPAYNEEAALSRTVRELKLHTPYDFVVIDDGSKDRTPDIIRSEGMPSLRHAVNLGIGGSMQSGYKYADRLGYSYAIQLDADGQHRPQDIAKLVEAVRTGDLDMVIGSRFLKPSGYRGSAARRIGIYYFHLLVRLLTGVRITDPTSGFRIVNRRTIELFSRAYPTDYPEVEVIVSLVKRGFRVKEIPVDMRSRQGGESSINWTKSMYYMMKVTLFSLIRKSFS
- a CDS encoding glycosyltransferase family 39 protein — encoded protein: MFSIRSETPAVRRLVMAVMAAVLLANAAVVLWRGDHFLLGSYEKRNNDDVKYIYAAQMLVERHTLVYNSGGAPTDFIMPAIPLMLSGFMAFLDRDGAVTAFRLLQCLMQTASVYLVFVAARALLGTRTALLAALLSACYVPDLFASGAILTESTFKLLFLLLVCGTLYALKSGTGAAWALVGILLGLACYVKPQSCLYPLCLFLIWLAHKYGWRQFVKCTAIVGVSSLLLLTPWWVRNYADFRAFIPFTNSSGNPMLLGALIKRQAPPQGFFEQYPEYAGNRLFAGSNSWEKKAAKRLIAYGFTHDPLRYAYWFTVGKTIGLFEGPFYSKPVPGLPRPAVVTLHVMYVIAGFAGIAASLAQRRFKQLMPLLLPFLYFWFIHLPFVTFGRYGYPLMWILTIFAASALGSLADWIRRRRSARQAEPANL